The Brachyhypopomus gauderio isolate BG-103 chromosome 12, BGAUD_0.2, whole genome shotgun sequence genome window below encodes:
- the LOC143528349 gene encoding uncharacterized protein LOC143528349 isoform X2, with the protein MSFSLGSDYVHTWSHCSGPRLPSDCKQMPSDASTEDQAVERGQWQVELQRLSPDLSGIKEEMTETRVSHRMDRVNAISSDGVCVPFPLISERNGQCSDISPDLKNELGNKRTSSFHSSQSLGDSCIIPAYEDENGSPPPLDGEWDTEQLGTPHIPGAQRGEDDGGDKEEEQFQLDTCLQQAPSSHCDFGLFGGSVRSASYPSSLRQTGSTFICNICGKSILSQQGLRVHMKAHAGQRSFTCSQCGKSFTRKSTLNFHQNIHTGAKPYACSVCPKSFADPSALRRHKAIHKAVR; encoded by the exons ATGTCATTTTCTCTTGGGAGTGACTACGTCCACACATGGAGCCACTGTTCAGGTCCTCGTCTACCTTCTG ATTGTAAGCAGATGCCCAGTGACGCAAGCACTGAAGACCAGGCGGTGGAGAGGGGTCAGTGG CAAGTGGAGCTGCAGAGACTGAGCCCTGATTTATCCGGCATTAAAGAGGAAATGACAGAGACGCGTGTCAGTCACAGAATGGACAGAGTGAATG ctATATCCAGCGATGGAGTTTGTGTTCCTTTTCCCCTAATATCAGAAAGAAATGGACAGTGTTCCGACATCAGTCCTGACCTCAAGAATGAACTGGGGAACAAACGGACGTCCTCTTTCCACAGTTCCCAGTCGCTGGGGGACAGCTGCATCATTCCAGCCTACGAAGACGAGAACGGGAGTCCTCCGCCTCTGGACGGGGAGTGGGACACGGAGCAGCTGGGCACGCCGCACATACCGGGCGCTCAGAGAGGAGAGGATGACGGTGGAGATAAAGAGGAAGAACAGTTCCAGCTGGACACGTGCCTGCAACAGGCTCCGAGCTCACACTGTGACTTTGGGCTGTTTGGGGGTTCGGTGAGATCGGCCTCCTATCCTAGTTCTCTACGACAGACCGGAAGCACGTTTATTTGTAATATCTGTGGGAAAAGCATTCTGTCCCAGCAAGGACTGAGAGTGCACATGAAGGCCCACGCTGGCCAAAGATCCTTCACCTGCTCTCAGTGTGGCAAGAGTTTCACCCGGAAATCTACGCTGAACTTCCATCAGAACATCCACACTGGCGCCAAACCGTACGCGTGTAGCGTCTGTCCGAAGTCGTTTGCCGACCCGAGCGCCCTTCGGCGACACAAGGCAATACACAAGGCGGTGCGCTAG
- the LOC143528349 gene encoding uncharacterized protein LOC143528349 isoform X1 translates to MAASYFRVELTAILDVLIKSAVVDICTLADSVFASLQMEVERCTSENEDLRRELQRFLMDQNTAAGPEMVKNPAVRDRAAGPEDDSLTSDDCKQMPSDASTEDQAVERGQWQVELQRLSPDLSGIKEEMTETRVSHRMDRVNAISSDGVCVPFPLISERNGQCSDISPDLKNELGNKRTSSFHSSQSLGDSCIIPAYEDENGSPPPLDGEWDTEQLGTPHIPGAQRGEDDGGDKEEEQFQLDTCLQQAPSSHCDFGLFGGSVRSASYPSSLRQTGSTFICNICGKSILSQQGLRVHMKAHAGQRSFTCSQCGKSFTRKSTLNFHQNIHTGAKPYACSVCPKSFADPSALRRHKAIHKAVR, encoded by the exons ATGGCAGCTTCTTACTTTCGGGTCGAGCTCACGGCCATCCTGGACGTGCTGATTAAGTCGGCGGTGGTGGACATCTGTACGCTGGCGGACAGTGTGTTCGCATCTTTAcagatggaggtagagagatGTACGTCGGAAAATGAAGATTTGAGGCGAGAGCTGCAGAGGTTTCTCATGGATCAGAACACGGCAGCAGGTCCAGAGATGGTGAAGAACCCTGCAGTCCGGGACCGAGCCGCCGGACCCGAGGACGACTCCCTCACATCAGACG ATTGTAAGCAGATGCCCAGTGACGCAAGCACTGAAGACCAGGCGGTGGAGAGGGGTCAGTGG CAAGTGGAGCTGCAGAGACTGAGCCCTGATTTATCCGGCATTAAAGAGGAAATGACAGAGACGCGTGTCAGTCACAGAATGGACAGAGTGAATG ctATATCCAGCGATGGAGTTTGTGTTCCTTTTCCCCTAATATCAGAAAGAAATGGACAGTGTTCCGACATCAGTCCTGACCTCAAGAATGAACTGGGGAACAAACGGACGTCCTCTTTCCACAGTTCCCAGTCGCTGGGGGACAGCTGCATCATTCCAGCCTACGAAGACGAGAACGGGAGTCCTCCGCCTCTGGACGGGGAGTGGGACACGGAGCAGCTGGGCACGCCGCACATACCGGGCGCTCAGAGAGGAGAGGATGACGGTGGAGATAAAGAGGAAGAACAGTTCCAGCTGGACACGTGCCTGCAACAGGCTCCGAGCTCACACTGTGACTTTGGGCTGTTTGGGGGTTCGGTGAGATCGGCCTCCTATCCTAGTTCTCTACGACAGACCGGAAGCACGTTTATTTGTAATATCTGTGGGAAAAGCATTCTGTCCCAGCAAGGACTGAGAGTGCACATGAAGGCCCACGCTGGCCAAAGATCCTTCACCTGCTCTCAGTGTGGCAAGAGTTTCACCCGGAAATCTACGCTGAACTTCCATCAGAACATCCACACTGGCGCCAAACCGTACGCGTGTAGCGTCTGTCCGAAGTCGTTTGCCGACCCGAGCGCCCTTCGGCGACACAAGGCAATACACAAGGCGGTGCGCTAG